GTGATGGTGCTAGTAGAAGTCATATAAATATGTGACCTGTTTGCAATACAGATTGACACTTTCTTTGAGAAAGACCTGATGCGTAGCCTGGAGACATACAAGAATTCTACGTCAGAGGGGAACCTAACCATTAAAGAGGACTTTGATGTTGTCCAGCATATTGTGAGTATTCAGTAGGTGTAACGTTAAATTCATACATATCGCACTGTATACATAATACAAGCTGTACCTAGACCTCAATAACATTCCAGTACATTTCTCAATGCTGCTTGCCCGGACAGTGTTGTTACAGGATGGTAACCCAGTGGCTTTGCTGTGTTCAGTTCAGGTGCTGTGGGGTCCACGGCGTGGCAGACTGGGAGGGCAATGTGCCCCTCTCCTGTTGTACGAAAAACCCCTGTAACATCATCCCCCAACCTAACTGGCAGGAGGTGTGCTTGTTTCTCTGTCagcatcccaaaaggcaccctattccctatatagtgtactgcttttgaccagagccctatgggccctggacatatgtagtgcactataaaaggaatagggtgtcattttggatGCAGCTTTTGTCTTACATCTTTATTTTGAAGAACTGCCACAGCAATATGACCTCTGTCTCTTTCAGGGCTGCCATAAGAAGCTCAGGAACTGGTTTGCACATAACTTTCTATGCACTGGAGCAGGTGTCGTCTCCCTGTTCATTCTACAGGTACAGTAAACATCACCTTCTACGTCTTTTCTCATTTGGGTCAATGTGATTACCAGCATAGGAATAGAATTACTATAGAAATAGAAATAATCATTATTTGTATGATTACCACCAGCCTGTTTCCTCTTCCTTAGTCTGTATGGACTGTGGTCTGAGTTCAAATGTACTGACTATGCATCCAAAACATGTTTTTGTTCTTGTTTGCAGTTCATTTGCATGTGTTTCACCGTCCCCATCTTCTGCCAGTTCAGTCGTAATGGATATGGTTACAAGTGAAAGGAGAACCCATGAATTTCAACTGGCTTATTACGCAATACAGGATCTCATTAACTTGAGACAAAATAATAATAGATGTAATTTATATAGAGCTTTTCAATACATGAAAAATCTCAAAGATGTTTTGATGTcctatgtggctcagttggtagagcatggcctttgcaacgccaggattgtgggttcgattcccacgggggaccactGCGATGCACtcactgtgagtcgctctggataagagcgtctgctaaatgactaaaatgtagatgtgATAAGGATATCATTTTCCTTCACGTGTTTGGTTTTTGTTTGATTGTttgtttaagcaataaggcccaaggaggtgtggtatatggccaatataccacagctaagggctgatcttatgcacgacgcaacgtggagtgcctggacacagcccttagccgtggtatattggccacataccaCAACCCCCCGAggtaccttattgctattataaactagttaccaacgtaattagagcagtaaaaataaatgttttgtcatacccatggtatacggtctgatataccacagctgtcagccaatcagcattcagggctcaaaccacccagtttattacatttacattttagtcatttagcagacgctcttatccagagcgacttacagttagtgagtgcatacattttttcatactggccccccgtgggaatcgaacccacaaccctggtgttgcaagtgccatgctctaccaatagaACACAACGCAATATGTGACCTTTTCTGAGAGAAGTCATGTTATGAGTAGTAGTACTTAGCATATGACCAAGCATCTAACAAAATAGATTGGCAAGAACAGTTGCCATTGAGACTTTGAATAATttgagcacaggaggttggtggcaccataattgaggaggacgggctcatggtaatggctggagcggaattcgtggaatggtatcaaatacatcaaacgcatggtttccatgcgtttgatgccattccatttgctccgttccggccattattatgagccgtccgtTTTGTGTTTTAATTTCATTCTGAATAAATTGCATCTTAGAGACTAACATGTATGTATGTTATTGTGATGTTTCAAACCTATAGGAAAATAAATGTAAACATTCATCAACTGGATTCTTGACTGCTCATACCTGTCTATTAAACCACTGAGTCGCCATAAAAATGTGGATGCACATAACACCTTTTTACTCTTACAGAGTCACActggattcggaaagtattcagactcctttattttttccacattatgttacgttacagccttattctaaaatggattaaattgttttttcccctcatcaatctacacacaataccccataatgacaagcaaaaacaggttttcagaaagttttgcaaatttataaaaaagaaaaaaatgaaatatcacatttacataagtattcagaccctttactcagtactttgttgaagcacctttggcagcgattacagcctcgagtcttcttgggtatgacactacaagcttggcacacctgtatttggggagtttctcccgttcttctctgcagatcatctcaagctctgttaggttggatgtggagcatctctgcacagctattttcaggtctctccagagatgttcgatcgggttcaagtccgggctctggctgggccactcaaggacattcagagacttgtcccgaagccactcctgcattgtcttggctgtgtgcttagggtcgttgtcctgttggaaggtgaaccttcgccccagtctgaggtcctgagtgctctggagcaggttttcatcaaggatctctctgtactttgctccgttcatctttcccttgatcttgactagtctcccagtccctgccgctgaaaaacatccccacagcatgatgctgccacaaccatgcttcgcCATAGGGATTGTACCAGGTTTCAtcagcattcaggccaaagagttcaatcttggtttcatcagaccagagaatcttgtttctcatggtctgagagtctttagatgcctttggcaaactccaagcgggctgtcatgtgccttttactgaggagtggcttccgtctggccactctaccataaaggcctgattgatggagtgctgcagagatggttgtccttctggaaggttctcccatctcctcagaggaactctagagctctgtcagagtgaccatcgggttcttggtcacctccctgacgcaaggcccttctcccccaattgcttagCCGGGCggccaaggatgatcaatggaaacaggatgcacttgagctcaatttcgagtctcgtagaaaagggactgaatacttatgtaaatcatttataaaaatttataaaaacctgtttttcgctttgtcatttttgggtattgtgtgtagattgatgagggaaaaaaattatttaatcaattttagaataaggctgtaatgtaacaaaatgtggaaaaagtcaaggggtctgaatactttccgaatgtactgtatactgtatgatTGAAACAACAATGAGTAAGCTTTTACTTCATTAAATATTTCTGAACTTTGGTTATTTATGGTTGAAAACATAGGGCCCAAATTTCCCTCAGTGTGTGGGAGAACAGGGTTCACAAGTCTTTGCTAAAtgtagcagaggaggctggtgggataagctataggaggacgagctcattgtaatggctggaatgaaataaatggaatggtaccaaacacatcaaacacatggaaacaacattgatttcattccagccattacaatgagcccctcCTCCcaaagctcctcccaccagcctcctctggtaggTAATGTGTCACAGAAGTTGTCATTTTGTCTTTCCCCTCAGTGCTATTTTGAAATGCATGGCCCCATAGTGTGCCGTAGAATAAGGAAGTAGAATGAATTGACATATCCCCTTGCCTACAGTCTACTGAGAATGGAAAGTACCAGTACAGTCAAGTCAAAGTTGCAGTACATCCTCTAAACAACGGATTGTAAAGGGTATTGGGTTTGATTGAAACTTGTATCACTATTTCAACTGACAAGGTAAGCACAAGGTTTCAATTGTATTCATTTACCAAAGCTCAATCCGTACCATTCCCACTCAACAGTGTCATCATTTTAAATGTGAAGTTATCTTTTATTTGCTGTAAAACAGTGAGGATATGTGTCTTTAGATTGCTATGAGTGATGTGTCTAGTCTAATAGACGTCAGGGGATAAGAAAAGTTGTTCCTGTGTATATGaaaagcacaggaggttggtgtcaccttaattggggaggacgggctcgtggtaatggctgatttcattcgctccgttccagccattattatgagccgtcctcccctcagcagcctccactgatgaaaAGAGAGGAACTTCAACAAACCTATGAGAATAATCTAAAATTAAATGTTGGGAGTGTTGTATATTGAAAACATGTATATTTAATATAAAAACAACATTTCTCCAGTAAAGTGTTATAAGAAGAAAGATAAGGCAGTTTGGGGCTTCTTAGGCTGTGTTTATATAGGCAGCCAAATTCTGATATGTTTTTCCTTCATTGGTctattgaccaatcagatcagctgtgAAAAAGATTATGTGagaagatctgatgtgattggtcaaaagaccaattagtggaaaaaatatcagaatttggctgccaattaaggtgccaccaacctcctgtgcaatGTATCCAACCCAATATGACACTTATCCTCTGACACCATGCTGTGTCTGTGATTATTAGCCATATTTAAATGTAACTCACCGAGTCAAATTTAAAATACACTTTATATCCTCCCTGACATTGAAATCAATTACTGCCAAACAACCCAGCCTTAGAGGTTGTTTGGCAGTAATTGATTTCAATGTCAGGGAGGATATAAAGTGTATTTTAAATTTGACTCGGTGAGTTACATTTAAATATGGCTAATAATCACAGACACAGCATGGTGTCAGAGGATAAGTGTCATATTGGGTTGGATACattgcacaggaggttggtggcaccttaatttgggaggacgggcttgtggtaatggctggagtggaattagtggaaaggtatcaaatacatcaaacacatggtttccatgtgtttgattccattccattaGCTCTGTTCTGGCCATTACTATGagtcatcctcccctcagcagc
The sequence above is a segment of the Coregonus clupeaformis isolate EN_2021a chromosome 16, ASM2061545v1, whole genome shotgun sequence genome. Coding sequences within it:
- the LOC121584216 gene encoding leukocyte surface antigen CD53-like, which produces MNRTRVNCLKGVVTFLNFICWLCGAFIVGFGEFQMMRSRFGSLITSFWPLYPANTLTITGTIVTCVCYLGIMGALKENRCMLITFFILLFILMLVELAMACVFLVYEREIDTFFEKDLMRSLETYKNSTSEGNLTIKEDFDVVQHIFRCCGVHGVADWEGNVPLSCCTKNPCNIIPQPNWQEGCHKKLRNWFAHNFLCTGAGVVSLFILQFICMCFTVPIFCQFSRNGYGYK